ATGGTCTCATTTGTTTGCTAGGATTGCTAGTGGTGATGCTCCTGCTTGCAACTACACTATCGATGGGCATGACTACACAAAGGGGTACTATCTTGCACATGGTATCTACCCTTGTTGGTGCACATTTGTCAAGAGTATCAAAGACCCCAAAACTAGGAAACAATGTGAATTTGCAAGGGTACAAGAGGCAGCCCGAAAAGATATTGAAAGAGCATTCAGGGTTTTGCAATCTAGGTTTGCCATTGTTCGTCGTCCTGCTCGTTTTTTCGGACAAGCGATCCTTGAAAACATCATGACATGTTGTTTTATTCTTCACAATATGATTCTCGAAGATGAGAGAGGCATGAACTTGGAGTTCTTCTACGACAATGTGGGTAGCCATGTCAAACCAGTTAGAGACCCTAACCGCATTAGAACATTTCTTCAAACCTATCGGGAGATTGAAAATGCAAACACCCACTTTCAGCTTCAAGAGGATCTCATTGAGCACCATTGGCAAAGGGCTGGGCAGTAACACATTTCATTTTTGCATTCATTTCAGTTAATTCATGTGTGATTTGTACTCGGGACAAGTTTTGTATTGAATTATTCAGTTTGCTTCGGCGATTTCAATAATTATTGTAATATGGATGATTGTGGTATTGTAATATTAAAATGTTATCTTATATTTAATTAGTAATTCTGAATATATGGCATATGTGTCAAATTCAAATAAAAACCCATCTGATTCCTGCGCCGGCCTAGCATTCCATTTTACATTTCCGctatgcggggtctgctagagatgctgtGAGGGCACCTGTCTCTTTCTCGGTTTGGGTGGTGTGGTACTAGCCATATTGCTGGGCACCAAGTCTAACTGGAACATGTTCATTCCTAAAAAAAAGAACAAGGGCATATTTTTGCAAGTATTATCAAGAGATAAAATTTCCAACAAAAGATATGTACTCCTCACATCACATTTTTCCAACAAAATTTCCACAAGGATTAGAAATTTCTCAGAGGTTACCAACGGACACAACTTCTAATCATCACATTTTTCCTTTAGCACCGTCAGTAACCAAGACAAGTTGTGCTACAGGTTACAACATAAATCGCTACTGTACATGGTAAAATACAACAACTCTTCATGAGAACAGCACACCTTTAGATTGTGTTGAGGTTGGATTTTTTTTCCTTATCCTAACAGCAGATATATTTGAACATAATCATAGTTAAACATGCCGATGTCTCAAGAATCCAAACAAACACCAGATTTTTCGCCCTTCTGCATATGTTTCCACAACTCGGCATTGTTATTCACATACAGAAAAAGATAAGGCTCTTCAATCATATATGGTTTAAAAACATCAAAATAAGGCCATAAATGCTGATAACAGAGACATTGTTCCTACATTAGTAGGATTCTGTTAATCGCAAGTTGCCTTGTTCAAGTACAAACATCATATGCAATTTGATCCTAAACAGCATGCAGATTAAAGGGGAGGTAAATCCGATAATTATCACATTGTGTATATCCTTAGGGTGCAATGAGCCCATGTTCGACGGATccaatctactccctccgttccaaattactcgtcgtgtttttagttcaaatttgaactatatgcatAGCATAGACAAACTGCTGCCTAACCAAATTCAAAAGATTTGTGCGCGTTGCGTTGGGAGCCACCAATGAATTGGCCTAGCCACACAAAGATCCCAACTGAGCCAGCAAGGGAATTGTGCGTCAACTGTCTATTGGCATTATTCACTGGCCAGTGTGAAGTGCTGTGGCCCTGTTTCTTCCTTCCAATCAACGAACCGCAATGCGAGGAATCCGTAGTTCAGAATTTTTTGCCTTGATGTTCTTGGTCAATTCCTCGAAAGATTCAGGTATAGAGTGGTACTCATGAAACATGAGTCCTTTTGTCCTTCATAGGGGAAGAGAAGACAACCATAATGTTAGTATCGCACATGATAGATGCAAAGAAGAAAAATTAAGAAAAAACAGACTTACCACTCATGAGGATGGCAGTAGGTTAGAAGATGGTCGGCAATGGTGAAAGGGCGCACGGAGGGTCGGATCCTATCCTTCCCGTCATGTATTTGGCATGACACTGCTAGCCGCTCAGAGAAACCTGTCCTTATGGAGTGCACCACAACAGGGTCACGGCGCAAAGAGAAGTAAATGGAGTTGCTCTTCACAGAAGGGAGGTCCCTGGCTGAAACAGAGAGGGACCGATCCCTGCTGAGGAACAGCGCGTGGCCACCGAGGCAGTTCACTGGGATCAGCTCACCGCGGTCGATGTCCAACGCAAAGAGCTTATAGGCATTTTGCTGGAAGGGCTCCACGCCACAATGTTGTGCAGTTAAATGGTGGACGGCAAGCAGCACTCGCCCACCGGACTCTACGAGGAAGTAGTTGCATAGGCTCGGATTACCAAAATCATTTGGAACATGAGCAAGCACAGGATGTGGTGATCTCGGGTACAGCTGCATGATCTCTCTTGAGCCACCCATGGCGACGGTTGCGTAAAGCCTTCCTTGGAAGGGCAGGATGCTCCTAAGGAAGAGCCCTCGGTGGAGGACCTCCCAAGTTGGGCGGCCAGCCTCGGCGCCGATCACCACGCGCGTCCAGGGGAACCAGGCCACCACGGCAATGGAGGTCGCCGCGGACGACGCGCTGCAGACCGCGGCATTCATGTCAAGCAGAGAGTTGCGGTTCCTGACGGCGTCGTGGAACACAGGGACGAGGGACGGGAGGTCGACCACGACCCGCGTGAAGGGATGCAGCACCCGGACGGCGGCGGTGCGTTTGTTCAGAAGAATGATCAGTCCTTGGGTGAAGCCGACGATCCTGTGGCGCCGGAGCTCCGGcaggcggacgcggaggcgcctGGCCGTCCGCGTGTGGAAGAAGCTGATCTCGCCGGCGTCGTCCGGGCGTACCCCGTCGCCGTCGCAGAGGGCGACCCAGCCGCGCGGCCAGAGGTCCGGTTTGCACAGGGTGGGGTCGCGCGCGTCGCTCGTGCAGCTGCGCCAGCCGGAGCAGACGGCCCGGAAGACGATGTAGTCCACCACGTCGTCGGCCAGCAGGCGGCTGGTGACGAGGTGAACTACATCGGTGGGGAGGGAAGCCCAGCCGCTTGCCTCAGTGGTCCGCCGGCGCCGTGGAACACTGAAGGAACGCCTTCTTTTTTTTCTTAATTTAATTAATCCACACAACGGAGCAGAGCTGGTGTGCCGTGCCGGCCCGCGTGCTGCGCCTCCAGGCCCAGGCACACCTAGCTACTAAACAGGCCGGCACGTTGGACCGTTTAGCACACTCAGCTGCATATTTTTCAGCAAACGGGCTGGTTTTTAAATTCCGAAAACAATAAACGGACTGTGCCGTGCCGGTCTGCGTACCCAACCTCCATGCTCAGTCACAGCCCTAGACGTGCCGCGTGTCGGGCACAACCCGTTTAGCCCGTGTCGTGCCTGGCCCATAGCGGGCCATGCCGGCGTGCTCACTGGTTGGCCTGGTTGGCCCGGCCCGTTTGGCCAGCTTTGCGCCGGAGGGGATGAAAATGTCACTCACTCAAATCCGCCCACCGCACACACGCCCGGACGTGTCCACACACAGCTTTGGACGGCCCTTGAGGCAGCCATACTCCTTAAATTTGAACCCTCAAATTTATGTCATTCATGTGATCATATAACACAAAATTCATCATAATTCAATAATTCAACAATGCaacaaagcaaaaaaaaaaaacacggCTCAACAATCCAAACATGCTAAAATAAAAATCAAGTCAGGGCCACGGCTGGCCAACTTGATGGATCACTCGTTGGACGTCATTTGTTGTCTTGACTAATACAACCTACACTATCTTAGAAGGTAAGTTacatcatacatgcatagtttTTCTAAAATATCTCCAATAAAAGTTCCATTTTCTACAATATACTTGTATGAATATTGTTGTGATGATGTTCCTTGCCGGTTAGCAACCACATCAGTGTGGTCTCGGATCTTCTCATGCATCCCGTACTACGGCGGCCGCTACTACTTGGACCCAGTGTGCTAGGGTTTCTCATGCCTCCCGTCGGTGTCGCCGTTGGTCTACCTCGTCTTTTGTGGTGTTAGGGCCATGGAGGTGCGGAGGATCCTAACCCTTGCCGGCGGGAGGGCTTCGTTTTTTAACGTTTTTTgaattttgttagggtttgtgtccggTTCAAAGATGTGAGGCGGCTGCTGCTCTTTgtagatggaataaggttctcccccactactaggaaaaatcctagtagtagcgcgggttaaacaactagtagtagcgtgggtgcccgcgctactactacggcgctacagctaactcgtagtagtagcgcggtgcatcccgcgctactagtacgtgtgttagtagtagcgcggatTCCACACACGCTACTACTAACTATCTGTAGCGCGTGTCTGTGACCCGCACTACTACTATTAAtttcaaaaaacaaaaagaatCTCAACCCCGTGTGTGCTGTCAATGGTGTCAATGATTCGATCCAGCGACGACCGGGGTCGCCGGAGGTGCGGACGGGTAGCAGTAGACCAGATCCGGCGACGACTGTTACAGAGGGACCGGATCGAGTGCAGAGCAAGACGACGGTGCGAGGATCCTCTTCGCGGCCAAGGCAGAGAGGTCCTGGTTGGCCATGTCGACGACCTGCGCAGGCATGGGCATGGGAGGTGAGTAAAACCGGGGGGAGAGGGAGATGGAAAAGGAGAAACAAGGGAGAAAGGAAGGAGATGGAGGGTGCATCGGGGCTGGTCGCCGGTGGTGAGGTGCTCCGTCATGGTGGCATGGAGGCGAGGGCAAAGACGGACGAGCTCCTGGACGCCAGCGATGCGAGAAGGCAGACTCGttgggcgccatggaggaggagaTGTGCCTAGGCAGGAGCACCATGGGAGAGCCTATGGAGAGAGGAGGGAGActgagggagagaggagggattCGGCCGAGGATATGGGGACTTCACCTACCTtgtacttagtagtagcgaggggtataaacccacgctactacatagtagtagcgcgggtttatacccCCCGCTAGTACTTTGGCATGTCTCAGGGGGGCACAGTAGAgaccacttagtagtagcgaggggtataaaccctcgctactagtaagcgtctacctataagcttttccctagtagtgcccTCCTAGCCCCGTTCCGATGATGTTTCTAGCATCACCCGACAACATGTTGAGGTTTATCTCCGGCGGATCTCATGGGATTCGATCGGCCTTGGTCTTCAGTGGATCCACGTGGATCCGGTCCTCGTTTGTCTGTGTTCATGTGTCCACAGGTTGGATCCTTCCAATCTACGCTTTCTTCATTGGCGCTGGTTGTTGTTCTAGTGCGCTAGTCCTATGAGGCCATAACACGACGACTTcctgactgtctactacaacaaggtttgtcCGGCTCCGATGAgcgaggggcgatgacggcggcgtgCCTTTTGGCTTGCcccagtgcttgtagtcgtcgttAGGTGGTCTACGGACCTGGCCTAGATGAATTTTTGTACTTCTGGTGTTCTTTATAGTACCTTGACAGTTGATGTATAGATCCATGCAAAAAAGAGTTGATGTATAGATCAAAAGTTTTCCTTAGAATTTTTTGTTGTtgtgatgaataaaataaaaatacGAGTGTTTTCACTAAAATAGTATTATATCGTTCTTTTGCACTAGCGGCCAGATATGTCAGCACCGGCCCACGGGATACCTGCTGCACTGATGCACCCAACTTCCGTTGCACCATTTAAAACGTTAGGGTTGCCTAAAAAATTTTAGGGGAATCTGGAATAAAAATATTTAGTATGTCAGCATTATCAATATATGTTGTCACAAAAATTCAAATCAAAATTTAAAGCATTGCTTGAGATACAAAAAATGAAAATTTTGTGCACCTGCAAAAAGAATGAAAAAATTGTAATCAATATGAGGTAATGGGCATATTCTCACCCAAACTTATATTATATGCTATTCACCGTCGGATTTGTCATTTTTATATCTAATTTACATTTTGAATTTTATGATAGTATAGAAGTGTCAACGTGCTAGGGCGTTTTggtgcccaggctcatctgcacccggttaaaaaaatagtaaaaaattcaaaataaattcaaaaaattccagaTAAAATTTTGTGTAGTagacaatttgatgcgtgaggcccACTCCAAATTTTAAGTCATTTGGACATATGAGCAGCTCTCAGAGAAAAAGACAAATCGGGCCAAAACAGTACATGAACAGTAAGCATTTTTACAGACCcccaatttgtcttttttgccgagagctGCTCATATGTCCAAATGACTTGAAATTTGGAATGGGCCTCATGCATCAAATTTTCTACCACACaaaatttatttggaattttttgaatttttttagtatttgttttgatttttttcgtcGACGCGGGTGCAGATGAGCTCGGGTGCAGAAATTGATTTTCGATCCAATACCGGCTACCAAATATTTTGATACCTCGCTGGAGCTGCACACCTATGCGAATGTACATGATAGATTGTCagatttttttttacttttctCATTAGCGTAGTGGGCCCATTTGGTTGGTGACTAACTTTGTCATAGTTTGTCACACAATTTCGATCACATTCGCCTTACTTGATGTGTCTAAAAAATTTGGCCACGCTTTGATTTGTCTTAgaaaatcttgccacactttttatATGTGCAACATATGGAGCTTATTTCTCACcctttttttttgcattttgcGTTGATAGAACCAAATACCAACCTAGTCTGACCAAACTTGCTTAACTCGAGTTGACAAAATGTGACAAAGTATGTCTAGAAACCAAACAACCCTTGTAGTGTTACCACCTACCTACCGTGGAAAGTGCACGACTGGTGAGCTCGTCTGACTGTCACAAACCAATTATTGTCACGTACTATTGCGCATGGCCTTCCTAACTGATGTGGAACCAATGTGATTTATCAAAACGATCAAATATTTGTGTCTTTATTATTAATTATACGATTATTACGTCTGATGTTTCTACTCCACTAGCCCATAAATGGATAATTAAGTTGTATAACACACCCCGCAGTACAGGCTTCAACTTGTACAGGTTCAACCCATACCCATCCTGTACGAAATTCATGCATTTTTATGTGAAATTTTCTGCACGTGTGACCAGAGAATGATTGGATGACCAGCTGAACATTCTCCTTGGAGGTCCCATTTTGGTTGGCAGAAAGTTGGTAGCATGGCGTTTGTTCGCTTGTGAGAAAAGGAGATCGGTTCTTTAGAGAAGGCACCTAAGTAGATGCAGAGAAGTTTCATCCGATCCCTTATCTAGGTAGGAGTAGGAAAGAAGACTTGCGAAACTTGTTCGCTAGGGGCCAAAGGGGCAGGTGGAGAAAGAAAAGGTGGCCAATATTTTACACTGGCTAGCTCCAGAGGCACTGTCGATGTCCAACCGTCAGAGGGAATTCTATAGCGTCCTCGCCATCCACGCCTGAATTAAGAAAACGGAGCCTAGCTACTACTTTACTTTGCCTACAACTCTGGTACGTACGTACTACGACCCAATCCAAAACAAGTCGATGTGGAGGGCAGATTTGAACTGGCGTACTACAAAAAGAAAGCAGGaggcacgcatgcatgcatgcatgtgtgacCAAAAATATTATTAGGACAAACCAATTTTTTGTTTCCCCTCACGCAATTGCGACCAAGGGGAAGACTAGTCCCTTGATCTCCGTTTATGATACCGTGCATTCGTCTCCCCTCTGCTCCAAGGGTAATCTGGGATGGGTGCCTCGTTCCCGACTTGTAAACTTGGAAGGGGTACGTGCCTATCGGGGAGGATGACGGCGCTTCACTTCGGCGTAGATTCCTGTTAGCTTCTCGGGGCGGCGATGTCTGGTGCCAGATTCCTTGAATTAATTTAACAGCCATGACTAACTTCGGGGCACTCGCCCTTAAGACGCACGTGCCTAAAGACTTTCCGGCTGAGGTCGACCAGGTAAGGCCAGCCCGGGTATAGTAGCAGCGACAACAACGCGTCAGCTGCTCTTTCCGACCCAAGAGATGCCCCCAACAATTTGTACTACCGCCTGCTTAAACAGATTCTTTGAGCGCCGAGCTCTGCGCAGCCTACCTCTTGGACGGCCCGTCGGTCCGTTTCTTCCTTCGTCAAGCTCACTTCCGAGCGGCAGTCTG
This sequence is a window from Aegilops tauschii subsp. strangulata cultivar AL8/78 chromosome 7, Aet v6.0, whole genome shotgun sequence. Protein-coding genes within it:
- the LOC109782308 gene encoding uncharacterized protein, which encodes MEVGVPRRRRTTEASGWASLPTDVVHLVTSRLLADDVVDYIVFRAVCSGWRSCTSDARDPTLCKPDLWPRGWVALCDGDGVRPDDAGEISFFHTRTARRLRVRLPELRRHRIVGFTQGLIILLNKRTAAVRVLHPFTRVVVDLPSLVPVFHDAVRNRNSLLDMNAAVCSASSAATSIAVVAWFPWTRVVIGAEAGRPTWEVLHRGLFLRSILPFQGRLYATVAMGGSREIMQLYPRSPHPVLAHVPNDFAKCL